A window of Juglans regia cultivar Chandler chromosome 7, Walnut 2.0, whole genome shotgun sequence contains these coding sequences:
- the LOC108991758 gene encoding peroxidase 4-like, with amino-acid sequence MAFYNLLLIVLIVASRALILKADSKLSPEYYSSKCPKALSVVQAAVIAAINRETRIGASLLRLHFHDCFVNGCDASVLLDDTGSFIGEKTAIPNNNSARGFDVVDAIKARLEKVCPQVMSCADILALAARDSVVYLGGPSWEVGLGRRDSTTANRSAANTFIPPPTSSLGDLLLNFSAQGLSVKEMVALAGAHTIGLARCTSFRAHIYNESNIDSSFAQSLRRNCPVSGNDNKLSPLDRQTPTHFDNLYYKNLLDKKGLLHSDQELFNNNFTDFLVQTYAADNQVFFQDFAKAMIKMSQIKPLTGSKGEIRINCRKVNQN; translated from the exons atggCTTTCTACAACTTGCTTCTGATTGTCCTCATCGTTGCTTCCCGGGCATTAATTCTCAAAGCCGATAGCAAGCTTTCCCCAGAATACTACTCCTCCAAATGCCCCAAAGCATTGTCTGTTGTTCAGGCAGCAGTTATAGCAGCCATCAACCGCGAAACACGTATCGGGGCTTCTTTACTCCGCTTGCATTTCCATGACTGTTTCGTAAAT GGCTGTGACGCATCGGTACTGTTGGATGATACGGGCAGCTTTATAGGAGAGAAGACAGCAATTCCCAATAATAACTCGGCTAGAGGATTCGATGTCGTTGATGCCATTAAGGCCAGATTGGAGAAGGTCTGCCCCCAAGTGATGTCCTGTGCTGATATTCTTGCTCTGGCTGCTCGTGACTCGGTTGTTTAC TTAGGGGGTCCTTCATGGGAAGTTGGTTTGGGAAGAAGAGATTCTACCACTGCTAACAGAAGTGCAGCCAATACCTTTATCCCTCCACCTACTTCCAGTCTAGGCGATCTCTTATTAAACTTCTCCGCGCAGGGGCTCTCAGTGAAGGAAATGGTGGCCCTTGCAG GTGCACATACTATTGGCCTGGCTAGATGCACATCATTCCGAGCGCACATTTACAATGAATCCAATATTGATTCCTCCTTTGCCCAGTCATTGCGGCGCAACTGCCCTGTTAGCGGAAATGACAACAAGCTTTCACCCCTTGACCGCCAAACCCCGACCCATTTTGATAATCTGTATTATAAGAATTTGTTGGATAAAAAGGGTCTTCTTCATTCTGATCAGGagttatttaataataattttactgaTTTCCTGGTCCAGACTTATGCTGCCGACAATCAAGTATTTTTCCAGGACTTTGCAAAGGCTATGATTAAAATGAGCCAAATCAAGCCTCTCACTGGAAGCAAGGGAGAGATCAGAATCAACTGCAGAAAAGTCAATCAGAATTAA
- the LOC108991785 gene encoding protein NRT1/ PTR FAMILY 5.1-like, which yields MEAKGSAYTQDGTVDLRGRPVLASKTGKWRACAFLVGYEAFERMAFYGVASNLVNYLTTQLHQDTISSVRDVNNWSGSVWITPILGAYIADTYMGRFWTFTVSLLVYVMGMVLLTAVVSLKSLKPSCTNEFCNKATASQISFFYLSLYIIAIGAGGTKPTISTFGADQFDDFNPHEKELKVSFFNWWMFSSFLGALLATLGLVYIQDNLGWGLGYGIPTVALLLSVFIFYSGTPIYRHKVRKSKNPATDLIRVPIAAFKNRKLQLPNNPSELHEFELQHYTSSGKRQVQHTPIFRFLDKAAIIKDASEDVSRPPCTVTQVEGAKLVLGMILIWVVTLVPNTIWAQINTLFVKQGTTLDRSLSPTFKIPAASLGSFVTLSMLLSVPMYDRYFVPFMRRRTGNSRGITLLQRLGIGFVIQVIATAAAYVVEVRRMHVIRENHIVGAKEIVPMSIFWLLPQYVLLGIADVFNAIGLLEFFYDQSPEDMQSLGTTFFTSGVGVGNFMNSFLVTMVDKVTRRDGGKSWIGNNLNESHLDYYYGFLLVISTLNLVAFLWASSKYIYKKEVTEAKEVVYHHQTEGKVVIDRSPLGLQV from the exons ATGGAAGCCAAAGGAAGTGCTTACACCCAAGATGGCACTGTTGATCTTCGTGGTCGCCCCGTGCTAGCATCTAAAACTGGGAAATGGAGAGCTTGTGCTTTCCTTGTTG GTTATGAAGCATTTGAGAGGATGGCCTTTTACGGAGTAGCGTCCAACTTAGTAAATTACTTGACAACCCAACTTCATCAAGACACAATCTCGTCAGTAAGGGATGTGAATAACTGGTCAGGATCGGTGTGGATTACACCAATTCTTGGAGCTTACATAGCAGATACTTACATGGGTCGCTTCTGGACTTTCACTGTCTCATTGCTCGTATACGtcatg GGAATGGTGCTTCTGACAGCAGTAGTTTCACTCAAAAGCTTGAAGCCATCATGTACAAATGAATTCTGCAACAAGGCTACAGCTTCACAAATTTCCTTCTTCTACTTATCTCTCTACATTATCGCAATCGGGGCAGGTGGAACAAAGCCCACCATATCAACCTTTGGCGCAGACCAGTTTGATGATTTCAACCCCCACGAGAAAGAGCTTAAGGTTTCATTCTTCAATTGGTGGATGTTCAGCTCTTTCTTAGGGGCTTTACTTGCCACTCTTGGCCTTGTTTACATTCAAGATAATTTGGGATGGGGATTAGGCTATGGTATCCCTACAGTTGCACTTCTGCTAtctgtatttattttctattcaggGACACCAATCTACAGGCACAAAGTTAGGAAGTCTAAGAACCCTGCAACGGACTTGATTCGAGTCCCCATTGCAGCTTTCAAAAATAGGAAGCTTCAGCTCCCTAACAACCCCTCAGAGCTTCACGAGTTTGAGCTGCAGCATTACACCAGCAGCGGGAAGAGGCAGGTCCAACACACCCCCATTTTCAG GTTTTTGGACAAGGCCGCAATAATAAAAGATGCCAGCGAGGACGTCTCAAGGCCACCATGCACAGTGACTCAGGTAGAAGGAGCCAAGCTCGTATTGGGGATGATCCTGATATGGGTAGTGACACTAGTTCCCAACACGATTTGGGCACAAATCAACACTCTTTTTGTCAAGCAAGGAACCACCTTGGACCGAAGCCTAAGCCCCACCTTCAAGATTCCAGCTGCCTCCCTAGGGAGCTTCGTAACTCTCTCCATGCTCCTTTCTGTGCCCATGTACGACCGTTACTTTGTGCCATTCATGCGTCGAAGAACTGGAAATTCTAGGGGAATCACACTGCTTCAAAGGCTTGGTATTGGATTCGTCATCCAAGTTATAGCCACTGCAGCTGCTTATGTTGTGGAAGTTCGGCGGATGCATGTCATAAGAGAGAACCATATAGTAGGTGCGAAGGAAATTGTCCCCATGAGCATATTTTGGCTACTGCCCCAATATGTTCTGCTAGGCATCGCCGATGTGTTCAATGCAATTGGATTGCTAGAATTCTTCTATGATCAGTCTCCAGAAGACATGCAAAGCCTTGGGACAACGTTCTTCACAAGTGGGGTTGGTGTTGGCAACTTCATGAACAGCTTTCTAGTGACAATGGTGGACAAAGTCACAAGAAGGGATGGAGGGAAGAGTTGGATAGGTAATAATCTGAATGAGAGTCACTTGGATTACTACTATGGCTTCCTTCTGGTCATATCCACACTCAATTTAGTAGCGTTTTTGTGGGCGTCAAGTAAGTATATTTACAAGAAGGAAGTCACAGAAGCGAAGGAGGTCGTTTATCATCATCAAACGGAGGGCAAAGTAGTCATAGATAGGTCTCCTCTGGGGTTACAagtatga